One window of the Chitinophaga niabensis genome contains the following:
- a CDS encoding penicillin acylase family protein, which translates to MRFIPLILTIALVWALNHRWGSVPAFGMLLSPQHGFWQQAERSSIKHETGLSFKELTGPVEVWLDERMVPHVFAEKENDVYFVQGYLHAKDRLWQMELQTYAAAGRLCEVLGPRMLTYDRRQRRLGMVSSAEKTVEAISKDPASKAQGDAYTAGVNAYIHCLRDRDLPLEYKLLGYRPEPWTNLKTALLLKYMSYDLAYNNTDLEATNARRLFSAKEFDQMYPDFSDTLDPIVPKGTVFPAPSFVPVAPSDSVLHATDAFFRFKEDKPDPDNGSNNWAVSGSKTKSGAVILCNDPHLGLSLPSLWYEMQLHTPSFNAYGASLPGAPGIIIGFNDHMGWAVTNGSEDVLDYYRMDFRNGRTEYLFNGAYRKADLRVEEIKIKGEEPFMDTVAYTVWGPVMYDNTFMDSTGKQGFLAVRWKAHDESNELRTFALLNHAKNYEDYLEALKHYTCPAQNFIYAGKDGNIAIWHNGQYPARWKDQGKFVMPGADSTYAWQGYIPQAENPHIFNPAQGFVSSANQRPTDSTYPYRLVGEYDLFRGKRANERLREMNGITPEDMMKLQNDNMNLFAVTAIPLLANFLDPVALSAKQKEQFKTIAAWNGEANPDSKAATIFNLWIEELQKDVWDDELSIDSITLEIPLQRTTVLWLLKDSSMRFVDNVRTPAVRETLSDIVLQSFKAAADSAAALDAAGNLAIGKWRGTDIRHLTRSLPALSRMSLNTGGGTHILNATKKTHGPSWRMVVELGPETKAYGIYPGGQSGNPGSAFYDNMVDDWVAGKYYSLHIYDKKKQPEGLRGKIFFVANK; encoded by the coding sequence ATGAGATTTATACCCTTAATCCTTACGATTGCGCTTGTATGGGCGTTGAATCACAGATGGGGCAGTGTACCTGCATTTGGTATGCTCCTGAGCCCGCAGCATGGTTTCTGGCAACAGGCGGAGCGTTCTTCCATCAAACATGAAACAGGTCTTTCTTTTAAAGAGCTTACCGGCCCGGTAGAGGTATGGCTGGATGAACGTATGGTGCCGCATGTATTTGCGGAAAAAGAGAATGATGTTTATTTCGTGCAGGGGTACCTGCATGCAAAAGACCGCCTCTGGCAGATGGAGCTGCAAACTTATGCGGCTGCAGGGCGGCTGTGTGAGGTTTTAGGGCCCCGTATGCTCACTTACGACCGCCGCCAGCGCAGGCTGGGCATGGTATCTTCTGCAGAAAAGACTGTGGAGGCTATTTCCAAAGACCCGGCTTCCAAAGCACAGGGGGATGCCTATACGGCGGGAGTAAATGCTTATATACACTGCCTCAGGGACCGCGATCTGCCCCTGGAATACAAATTACTTGGTTACAGACCTGAGCCCTGGACGAACCTTAAAACGGCTTTGTTGCTCAAGTACATGAGCTATGACCTGGCTTATAACAATACGGACCTGGAGGCTACGAATGCGCGGCGGTTATTCAGTGCTAAGGAATTTGACCAGATGTATCCTGATTTCTCTGATACACTGGACCCTATTGTTCCAAAGGGGACTGTGTTTCCTGCGCCTTCTTTCGTTCCGGTAGCGCCATCTGACAGCGTATTGCACGCTACGGATGCTTTTTTCCGTTTCAAAGAAGATAAACCTGATCCTGATAACGGTAGTAATAACTGGGCGGTATCCGGCAGTAAAACTAAATCCGGCGCAGTTATCCTCTGCAATGACCCGCATCTGGGGCTAAGTCTCCCTTCCTTATGGTATGAGATGCAGCTGCATACACCTTCTTTCAATGCGTATGGCGCTTCATTGCCTGGTGCACCAGGGATCATCATTGGTTTCAATGATCACATGGGCTGGGCGGTAACCAATGGAAGCGAGGATGTGCTGGATTATTACCGCATGGATTTCCGCAACGGGCGCACTGAATATCTCTTCAACGGCGCATACCGTAAAGCAGATCTGCGTGTGGAAGAAATCAAGATCAAAGGAGAGGAGCCCTTTATGGATACTGTAGCTTATACGGTATGGGGGCCTGTGATGTATGATAATACATTCATGGATTCTACCGGCAAACAGGGCTTCCTGGCCGTGCGTTGGAAAGCGCATGATGAATCTAATGAACTGCGCACCTTTGCGCTCTTAAACCATGCTAAGAACTACGAAGATTACCTGGAAGCATTGAAGCACTATACCTGTCCCGCGCAGAACTTTATCTATGCAGGGAAGGACGGGAATATTGCTATCTGGCACAACGGCCAGTATCCTGCACGCTGGAAAGATCAGGGCAAATTTGTGATGCCCGGCGCTGATAGTACTTACGCCTGGCAGGGATATATCCCGCAGGCAGAGAACCCGCATATCTTCAACCCTGCACAAGGCTTTGTAAGCTCCGCTAATCAACGCCCAACGGATAGCACATACCCTTACCGTCTGGTCGGAGAATATGATCTCTTCCGTGGTAAACGCGCTAATGAAAGACTGCGTGAGATGAACGGCATTACCCCGGAGGATATGATGAAGTTGCAGAACGACAATATGAACCTCTTTGCTGTAACGGCTATTCCTCTTCTTGCGAATTTTCTGGATCCTGTAGCGCTTTCTGCCAAACAGAAGGAACAGTTTAAGACCATTGCTGCCTGGAACGGAGAGGCGAACCCGGATTCTAAAGCTGCTACGATCTTTAATCTGTGGATAGAGGAATTGCAGAAGGATGTATGGGATGATGAACTTTCTATTGACAGTATTACTTTAGAAATACCTTTACAGCGCACTACGGTGTTATGGCTGCTGAAAGACTCTTCGATGCGCTTTGTAGATAACGTGCGCACACCTGCTGTTCGCGAAACACTTTCTGATATTGTTCTTCAATCGTTTAAAGCGGCTGCGGATTCTGCTGCTGCTTTAGATGCTGCCGGGAATCTTGCCATCGGTAAATGGAGAGGTACAGATATCCGCCATCTTACACGCAGCCTGCCTGCACTGAGCCGTATGAGCCTGAATACGGGCGGTGGTACACACATCCTCAATGCTACTAAGAAAACGCACGGGCCTTCCTGGAGAATGGTGGTTGAACTAGGCCCTGAAACTAAAGCTTATGGTATTTACCCTGGTGGGCAGAGTGGTAATCCGGGCAGTGCTTTTTATGATAACATGGTGGATGATTGGGTAGCAGGTAAATATTATTCGCTGCATATATATGATAAGAAGAAACAACCGGAAGGTTTGAGGGGGAAGATTTTTTTTGTAGCTAATAAGTAG